Part of the Candidatus Glassbacteria bacterium genome is shown below.
GTCGAGCAGCTTGCCCGCGCTCATCCCCGGCTTGATCTCGATACCATGTTTTTTGCACAGCGCGGCCAGCTGCTTTTTATCCAGCGGCAGGGCGATTTCTCCGCCCACTTTTTCCTCGATCAGCTCCAGCATACTCCTGCGCGGCCACGGCTTTTTCAGGTTGATATTCAATCCGCGCCAATAGAGCTCATTGGACTCAAGCTTTACGCCGGGAGTCGCGGCCGCGTCGACCAGCATATCCTCCACCAGGTCCATCATCTCGTGGTAATCGGCATAGGCCTGGTAGAACTCCAGCATGGTGAACTCGGGGTTGTGCGTCCGGTCGATACCCTCGTTGCGGAAATCCTTGCTGAACTCGTAGACCCGGTTCAGCCCGCCCACGATCAGGCGCTTGAGATAAAGCTCATTCGATATCCGCAGGTAGAGTTTGCGGTCCAGGGCGTTATGATCGGTGGTAAACGGACGAGCCGCGGCTCCGCCATAGATCGGCTGCAGCACCGGGGTGTCGACTTCGAGGTATTCCCGGTCATTGAGAAAACGCCTGATCCGGTCGATCACCGCCGCACGGATGCGGAACACCTCCTTGACTTCCGGGTTGACCACCAGGTCCACGTAACGCTGACGGTAGCGCAGCTCCTTGTCCCGGACCTCGTCGAATGTCACTTTCTCCCCGTCGACCACCTTCTCCTTGACCACGGGCATGGGGCGCAGGCTCTTGGCCAGCAGGACCAGAGATTTAACGTACAGGGTCACCTCGCCGGTGCGGGTGCGGAACATGTAACCCTCGACACCGACCAGATCGCCCAGGTCCAGCAGTTTCACGACCCGGTAAGGCTCCTCGCCCACCTCTTCCTTGCGGAGATAGAGTTGCAGCAGCCCGTGGCCGTCATCGAGATGGGCAAACGCCACCTTGCCCTTGCCGCGGAACGAGCGGATCCGGCCGGCGATTCTGGATTGCCTGCCGTTTTCGGGGTCATCACGGTCCCGGTAGCCCGAGATCAGTTCCGAGGATTTCGCGTTCGCCTCGAACGCATAGGGATACGGCTCGATACCGAGTTCGCGCAACTGATGCAGTTTTTCGATTCTGACCTGCCTTAGCTGGTGCCCCTCTTCCATTGCACTCCCCGCATTCCCGGTTTTTCAGCCTCAAACAGGCTTTTTTATTTCTCCATTTGGTACTGATTGCGGCCGCATTAATTGCCGCCGTACTTCTTCAGAAAGCCCTGGATAAACTGCTCGATATCCCCTTCCAGCACAGCCGGCGCGTTACCGGTTTCCACCCCGGTGCGGTGGTCCTTGACCAGCGTATATGGGTGAAGGACGTAGCTGCGGATCTGGCTGCCCCAGGCCACGTCCTTTTTGGTGTCCTCCAGCTTCTGCCTCTCGGCCTGTTGTTCCCGGCGGCGCAGGTCATACAGCCGCGCCTTGAGAATCTTCATGGCGGTAGCCCGGTTTTTCATCTGGCTGCGCTCGTTCTGGCATTGGGCCACAATGCCGGTGGGCAGGTGGGTGATGCGAACCGCGGAGTCGGTCTTGTTGACGTGCTGGCCGCCGGCACCGCTGGAGCGGTAAGTATCGATGCGCAGGTCCTTCTCATTGATCTCAA
Proteins encoded:
- the lysS gene encoding lysine--tRNA ligase produces the protein MEEGHQLRQVRIEKLHQLRELGIEPYPYAFEANAKSSELISGYRDRDDPENGRQSRIAGRIRSFRGKGKVAFAHLDDGHGLLQLYLRKEEVGEEPYRVVKLLDLGDLVGVEGYMFRTRTGEVTLYVKSLVLLAKSLRPMPVVKEKVVDGEKVTFDEVRDKELRYRQRYVDLVVNPEVKEVFRIRAAVIDRIRRFLNDREYLEVDTPVLQPIYGGAAARPFTTDHNALDRKLYLRISNELYLKRLIVGGLNRVYEFSKDFRNEGIDRTHNPEFTMLEFYQAYADYHEMMDLVEDMLVDAAATPGVKLESNELYWRGLNINLKKPWPRRSMLELIEEKVGGEIALPLDKKQLAALCKKHGIEIKPGMSAGKLLDELFGELVEPDLINPTFVTDYPLETSPLAKRHRSKPGLTERFELIIGGMEIANAFSELNDPLDQRERFEAHMRLRDEGDEEAQVLDEDYLRALEYGLPPTGGVGIGIDRLVMLFTGMDTIKDVILFPQLRAEE